GTTGATTAAAACAGTCTTTGATGCATTATCCCAATTAACGGGCAAATTAAAGGATTCTGAGATAAAACGAATTGGAACCATCAATCGTCCATTGATTACCTTTGGAGGGGTGTCCAAAAAATACATCTTACCGTTAATAAAAGCCTGGGGCAAATTAGCCTGCAAATAAATTGATTTATTATCTTTGGTAATGATGGCTATTTTGTCTATATTGTCCCAATGAACAGAAGCTCCCAAAAATTCTGAGATCACTCGAATCGGAACAAGCACCCTTCCATTTTCTATCACAGGAGGTGTGTCTGATTCTATATATCGATTATTAATACGAATTTGAATCCTCTTAGTCTGTTGAGTGGATGTATTCTTTGATACTGCGCCATAAGCAGCAGTTGAAAAATATGGATTCAGAATGAGCTGAAAGGCAATCAGTGAGCCGGTCATAAATCTGACAGATGAAATTTTTAAATTCGGATATACTTTCTTTATATAAGTTTCTAACCCCAGCTTTTTATGTTCCTGTTCTACATCTCCAAATTCCTTGGAAAATTCTATATCTTCAGGTAAATATATAATAAGATGATATTCTCCGTTTTCATAAACGATCCTTTGTTTGTATCGATCCCAGTTCATATTTTTCCTTCTTTCCTTTGCAAAAAAGCCACCTACGGTTTCGTAAAGTGGCTTTAAACTTCGTTTTATTCTTATTATGGAAAGAAGAAAAAAACTTATACATCTATAATATTTTTTCTAAAAATGCCTTAATTCTTGGGTGATCAGGATTATTAAAAAGCTTTTCAGGTGGTGCGTCCTCAATGATCTCTCCCTGATCCATAAATACGACTCTGTCTGACACCTCTTTAGCAAATCCCATTTCATGGGTTACAACAAGCATCGTCATATGTTCTTTTGCCAATTGCTTTATAACGCCTAAAACCTCTCCAACCAGTTCCGGGTCTAGAGCTGAAGTCGGTTCATCAAAAAGCATAATATCTGGTTTCATCGCCAAAGCCCTTGCTATAGCAACTCTTTGCTTTTGTCCCCCTGAAATTTGGGATGGATAAGCATCTTTCTTTTCAAGAAGTCCAACCTTGCTAAGAAGTTCTTCTGCTTCTTTGATGGCCTGTTCCTTAGGAACTTTATTAACAATAATCGGCGCTTCAATGACATTTTCCAAAACTGTCTTGTGAGGGAAAAGATGAAAATTCTGAAACACCATCCCCATTTTTCTTACACCGTCTTTTACGTCTTTATGAGGAAGCGGTATGCGTTTGCCTTCTTCATCAAAAGCCTCAATGGGAATGCCTTCAATCTCTATTCTTCCACCATCACATTTTTCTAATAAAATAAGGCAGCGAAGAAACGTGCTTTTGCCAGAACCGGAAGGACCTATAATTGAGATTACTTCTCCTTTGGCAACGCTTAAAGATACATTTTTTAAAACTTCTAAATTCCCAAATCGTTTGCTGATATTGGATGCTTGAATCATATTCATAATAAAACTCCTACTCATAAATAGAATACTTTTGCTCTAATTTCTTAAAGATCCAGACGATCACAGAGGTTAAAAACAAATAAATGGCTCCAGCTATAAAAAAGGGTATAACGGTAAAATCTCTTGCCACAATTTGATTGGCATTCCTAAGCAGATCATCCATACTAATGGCAGCCACCAATGCCGTATCTTTAACCAATGTAATGGCTTCATTGGATGTGGCAGGAAGTACTCTTCTTATGGTTTGAGGCAGAATAATCCGGCGCATAGTTTGGGAATAGGTCATGCCTAATACTTTTGCCGCTTCATATTGCCCCTTATCAATGGATATAATGCCTCCCCTGAAAATCTCAATAAAGTACGCAGCGTAGTTTAAAACAAAGGTAATGGAAGCTGCTTCAAATTTATCAAAAGTAATGCCTAAAAAATGAGGAAGGCCAAAATAAATAAAAAACAACTGAAGCATAAGAGGCGTCCCTCTGAAAATCCATGTATAAACCCCAAGCACAGAAGAAAGGAGCTTAGATTTTGAAACCTTTCCTAAAGCTCCTAAAACTCCTAGCGGTATCGATAATAATATAGTTATTCCATATAGTTCTAATGTATTGATGCTTCCTTTAATGATATAACCAATCATTTCTAAAATATCAGACACAATAAGCCTCCTATTTTACAACAATATCTTCTCCAAACCATTTTTTAGAGATTTCTGCTGCTGTTCCATCATCTTTTAATTCTTTCATAATTCGGTTAACTTCATCTGCTAAACTTTGATCGCCTAATCTAAAGCCTATACCATACGATTCACGGCCAAAATCATCTTCCAATACTCTAAACTGACCAGGCTTTTTAGAGATATAATATTTTCCCACTACTTCATCCATTACTGCCGCATCCACACGACCTGCTTCCAATTCCAGAAGAACAGTTGTATTGGTTGGATAATCGCTGATACCTTTAACTTTTTCGGCTACTTCTGTATCAGCATTAACAGCTGTCTCAGCACTGCTTGCTGTTTGAAGTCCAATCACTTTATCGGCTAAATCTGCCTTGGTTTGAATATCAGAATCATTTTTTACAATAATAATTTGTCTGTTATTAAGATATACATCGGAAAACAGGATTTCTTTTTTTCTGTCTTCTGTAATCGATAATCCATTCCAGATCACATCTATATTTTTGCCGTTTAATTCCATCATCTTCGCATTCCAGTCAATTGTTTTTAACTCTATCTCTACACCCATTCTTTTTGCTACTTCCTTAGCCAAATCAATATCAAACCCTACAATCTCACCAGATTCATCGCGAAATCCCATGGGTGCAAAGGTGTCATCCAGTCCGACAACCAATACTCCCTTTTGTTTTACTTCTTCTAAAGAATGATCTTCTTTAGATGCTGCTTTTTTGCCACAGCCTGTTGAAAATAAAGATAATATCATAATACTCAAT
This is a stretch of genomic DNA from Defluviitalea raffinosedens. It encodes these proteins:
- a CDS encoding amino acid ABC transporter permease; the protein is MSDILEMIGYIIKGSINTLELYGITILLSIPLGVLGALGKVSKSKLLSSVLGVYTWIFRGTPLMLQLFFIYFGLPHFLGITFDKFEAASITFVLNYAAYFIEIFRGGIISIDKGQYEAAKVLGMTYSQTMRRIILPQTIRRVLPATSNEAITLVKDTALVAAISMDDLLRNANQIVARDFTVIPFFIAGAIYLFLTSVIVWIFKKLEQKYSIYE
- a CDS encoding amino acid ABC transporter substrate-binding protein, yielding MKKNIAFLILSIMILSLFSTGCGKKAASKEDHSLEEVKQKGVLVVGLDDTFAPMGFRDESGEIVGFDIDLAKEVAKRMGVEIELKTIDWNAKMMELNGKNIDVIWNGLSITEDRKKEILFSDVYLNNRQIIIVKNDSDIQTKADLADKVIGLQTASSAETAVNADTEVAEKVKGISDYPTNTTVLLELEAGRVDAAVMDEVVGKYYISKKPGQFRVLEDDFGRESYGIGFRLGDQSLADEVNRIMKELKDDGTAAEISKKWFGEDIVVK
- a CDS encoding amino acid ABC transporter ATP-binding protein, encoding MIQASNISKRFGNLEVLKNVSLSVAKGEVISIIGPSGSGKSTFLRCLILLEKCDGGRIEIEGIPIEAFDEEGKRIPLPHKDVKDGVRKMGMVFQNFHLFPHKTVLENVIEAPIIVNKVPKEQAIKEAEELLSKVGLLEKKDAYPSQISGGQKQRVAIARALAMKPDIMLFDEPTSALDPELVGEVLGVIKQLAKEHMTMLVVTHEMGFAKEVSDRVVFMDQGEIIEDAPPEKLFNNPDHPRIKAFLEKIL